In Cervus elaphus chromosome 16, mCerEla1.1, whole genome shotgun sequence, a single window of DNA contains:
- the RMI1 gene encoding recQ-mediated genome instability protein 1 isoform X1, protein MSVTSIALRVETWLLATWHVKVPLTWLEACINWIQEENDNVNLSQAQMNKQVFEQWLLTDLRDLEHRLLPTGILEAPKGELNGFFALQINSLVDVSQPAYAQIQKLRGKNTTNDLITAETQVTPKPWEAKPSRMLMLQLTDGIVQIQGMEYRSIPALHSDLPPGTKILIYGNISFRLGVLLLKPENVKVLGGEVDALLEEYAQEKVLARLIGEPDPTVLVIPNNSNQSIPRITDVLDPALGPSDEELLASLDENDELAANNDTSFERSCFIGNSSNTVPIRQSDFEPALVISPRPKEKPRNQSMLFTDEELDDFSLEEALLLEEAVQKEQMEIKELQLLTLNRTTDESIERFSHRSNTLNSFSLICKNGNNNWSEKNLSEQMTSEDESLSCPSTRDQNSSSLSVNHNVPLPHDFTNKGKSSETYKIKQISSSDGHSLNNTTFNGELVSNVPKRNSDVSNENEHHLQTCSLQLSENSTGLSITMDLYSPPFIYLSVLMASKPKEVTTVKVKAFIVTLTGNLSSSGGIWSVRAKISDGTAYLDVDFVDEILTSLIGFSVSEMKRLKKDPCKYQKFLEGLQKCQRDLIDLCCLMTISFNPSLSKAMVVALQDVNMDHLENLKRRLNKY, encoded by the coding sequence ATGAGTGTAACTAGTATTGCATTGAGAGTTGAAACCTGGCTTTTAGCTACATGGCATGTTAAAGTGCCTTTAACATGGCTGGAAGCTTGTATTAACTGGATCCAAGAAGAAAATGATAATGTTAATTTGAGTCAGgcacaaatgaataaacaagtgtTTGAGCAGTGGCTTCTTACCGATCTGAGAGATTTGGAGCACCGTCTTTTACCTACTGGCATTTTAGAAGCTCCGAAAGGAGAACTGAATGGATTTTTTGCTCTGCAGATTAATTCATTGGTTGATGTAAGTCAGCCTGCATATGCCCAGATACAAAAGTTGAGAGGAAAGAATACAACCAATGACCTAATTACAGCTGAAACACAAGTAACCCCCAAACCTTGGGAAGCAAAGCCTTCACGAATGTTGATGCTACAGCTAACTGATGGAATTGTACAAATACAAGGAATGGAATATCGGTCTATTCCGGCTCTGCATAGTGATCTTCCTCCAGGTACAAAAATTTTGATTTATGGAAATATTTCTTTCCGTCTTGGTGTTCTATTGTTGAAAccagaaaatgtgaaagtgttggGAGGAGAAGTTGATGCTCTTTTAGAGGAATATGCCCAAGAAAAAGTTCTTGCAAGATTAATTGGGGAACCTGATCCTACAGTTTTAGTCATACCAAATAATTCTAACCAAAGCATCCCCAGAATTACGGATGTTCTAGATCCTGCGTTGGGACCTTCTGATGAAGAACTCTTGGCAAGTCTTGATGAAAACGATGAGCTTGCAGCAAATAATGACACCTCTTTCGAAAGAAGTTGTTTCATAGGTAATTCCTCAAATACTGTTCCCATCAGACAGTCAGATTTTgaaccagcacttgttatttctcCAAGGCCAAAGGAGAAACCACGAAACCAATCTATGctttttactgatgaggaatTAGATGACTTTTCATTGGAGGAGGCTTTGCTTTTAGAAGAAGCTGTCCAGAAAGAACAAATGGAGATCAAAGAATTACAACTATTGACTTTGAACAGAACTACAGATGAAAGTATAGAGAGGTTTTCGCATCGATCTAATACTCTAAATAGTTTTTCTCTTATTtgcaaaaatggaaacaataattgGAGTGAAAAAAATTTATCTGAGCAAATGACTAGTGAAGATGAATCTCTTAGTTGTCCATCTACTAGAGACCAAAACAGTAGTAGTCTTTCAGTTAATCACAATGTACCCTTACCCCatgattttacaaataaaggtAAGAGCTCAGagacatataaaataaaacaaattagcaGTTCAGATGGACATTCTTTAAATAATACAACATTCAATGGAGAGCTGGTCAGTAATGTACCAAAAAGGAATTCAGATGTTTCTAATGAAAATGAGCACCATTTACAGACTTGTTCTTTACAATTATCAGAGAATAGCACTGGACTTTCTATCACCATGGATTTGTATTCTCCACCCTTTATCTATTTGTCTGTTCTAATGGCCAGCAAACCAAAGGAGGTTACAACAGTGAAAGTCAAAGCATTTATTGTAACCTTAACTGGAAATCTCTCAAGTTCTGGTGGCATTTGGAGTGTAAGAGCAAAAATTTCTGATGGTACTGCATATCTAGATGTAGACTTTGTAGATGAGATACTTACTAGTCTGATAGGGTTTTCAGTATCAGAAATGAAACGGTTAAAAAAGGATCCTTGTAAATACCAAAAGTTCCTGGAAGGTTTGCAGAAATGTCAGAGAGATCTAATAGATTTGTGCTGTCTGAtgactatttcatttaatccctCCTTGTCTAAGGCAATGGTAGTGGCATTACAAGATGTTAATATGGACCACCTTGAGAACCTAAAGAGGAgattaaataaatactga
- the RMI1 gene encoding recQ-mediated genome instability protein 1 isoform X2 has translation MLLFQMINSLVDVSQPAYAQIQKLRGKNTTNDLITAETQVTPKPWEAKPSRMLMLQLTDGIVQIQGMEYRSIPALHSDLPPGTKILIYGNISFRLGVLLLKPENVKVLGGEVDALLEEYAQEKVLARLIGEPDPTVLVIPNNSNQSIPRITDVLDPALGPSDEELLASLDENDELAANNDTSFERSCFIGNSSNTVPIRQSDFEPALVISPRPKEKPRNQSMLFTDEELDDFSLEEALLLEEAVQKEQMEIKELQLLTLNRTTDESIERFSHRSNTLNSFSLICKNGNNNWSEKNLSEQMTSEDESLSCPSTRDQNSSSLSVNHNVPLPHDFTNKGKSSETYKIKQISSSDGHSLNNTTFNGELVSNVPKRNSDVSNENEHHLQTCSLQLSENSTGLSITMDLYSPPFIYLSVLMASKPKEVTTVKVKAFIVTLTGNLSSSGGIWSVRAKISDGTAYLDVDFVDEILTSLIGFSVSEMKRLKKDPCKYQKFLEGLQKCQRDLIDLCCLMTISFNPSLSKAMVVALQDVNMDHLENLKRRLNKY, from the exons ATGCTCCTGTTCCAAATG ATTAATTCATTGGTTGATGTAAGTCAGCCTGCATATGCCCAGATACAAAAGTTGAGAGGAAAGAATACAACCAATGACCTAATTACAGCTGAAACACAAGTAACCCCCAAACCTTGGGAAGCAAAGCCTTCACGAATGTTGATGCTACAGCTAACTGATGGAATTGTACAAATACAAGGAATGGAATATCGGTCTATTCCGGCTCTGCATAGTGATCTTCCTCCAGGTACAAAAATTTTGATTTATGGAAATATTTCTTTCCGTCTTGGTGTTCTATTGTTGAAAccagaaaatgtgaaagtgttggGAGGAGAAGTTGATGCTCTTTTAGAGGAATATGCCCAAGAAAAAGTTCTTGCAAGATTAATTGGGGAACCTGATCCTACAGTTTTAGTCATACCAAATAATTCTAACCAAAGCATCCCCAGAATTACGGATGTTCTAGATCCTGCGTTGGGACCTTCTGATGAAGAACTCTTGGCAAGTCTTGATGAAAACGATGAGCTTGCAGCAAATAATGACACCTCTTTCGAAAGAAGTTGTTTCATAGGTAATTCCTCAAATACTGTTCCCATCAGACAGTCAGATTTTgaaccagcacttgttatttctcCAAGGCCAAAGGAGAAACCACGAAACCAATCTATGctttttactgatgaggaatTAGATGACTTTTCATTGGAGGAGGCTTTGCTTTTAGAAGAAGCTGTCCAGAAAGAACAAATGGAGATCAAAGAATTACAACTATTGACTTTGAACAGAACTACAGATGAAAGTATAGAGAGGTTTTCGCATCGATCTAATACTCTAAATAGTTTTTCTCTTATTtgcaaaaatggaaacaataattgGAGTGAAAAAAATTTATCTGAGCAAATGACTAGTGAAGATGAATCTCTTAGTTGTCCATCTACTAGAGACCAAAACAGTAGTAGTCTTTCAGTTAATCACAATGTACCCTTACCCCatgattttacaaataaaggtAAGAGCTCAGagacatataaaataaaacaaattagcaGTTCAGATGGACATTCTTTAAATAATACAACATTCAATGGAGAGCTGGTCAGTAATGTACCAAAAAGGAATTCAGATGTTTCTAATGAAAATGAGCACCATTTACAGACTTGTTCTTTACAATTATCAGAGAATAGCACTGGACTTTCTATCACCATGGATTTGTATTCTCCACCCTTTATCTATTTGTCTGTTCTAATGGCCAGCAAACCAAAGGAGGTTACAACAGTGAAAGTCAAAGCATTTATTGTAACCTTAACTGGAAATCTCTCAAGTTCTGGTGGCATTTGGAGTGTAAGAGCAAAAATTTCTGATGGTACTGCATATCTAGATGTAGACTTTGTAGATGAGATACTTACTAGTCTGATAGGGTTTTCAGTATCAGAAATGAAACGGTTAAAAAAGGATCCTTGTAAATACCAAAAGTTCCTGGAAGGTTTGCAGAAATGTCAGAGAGATCTAATAGATTTGTGCTGTCTGAtgactatttcatttaatccctCCTTGTCTAAGGCAATGGTAGTGGCATTACAAGATGTTAATATGGACCACCTTGAGAACCTAAAGAGGAgattaaataaatactga